One part of the Rhodopirellula islandica genome encodes these proteins:
- a CDS encoding nitroreductase family protein, with protein sequence MAVNETDLEVLPVIADRWSPYRFDGREVEDDKLRQCLEAARWAASSFNDQPWSWIVARRQDGEAFEAMLQCLLEANRDWASHAGVLICTVIRTNFSYNQKPNRVALHDLGAAAALMSLQATSLGLQTHQMAGVNLSQVRGQYQIPEGYEPATAIAMGYADEREPNSDAEQMLEDRQSGVRERTPLKNQVFMDAFGQSASWL encoded by the coding sequence ATGGCAGTCAACGAAACGGATCTGGAAGTTTTGCCCGTCATCGCTGATCGATGGAGCCCATATCGGTTTGATGGGCGTGAAGTCGAAGATGACAAATTGCGTCAGTGCTTGGAAGCCGCTCGCTGGGCTGCCAGCAGTTTTAACGATCAACCATGGTCGTGGATTGTCGCACGTCGCCAAGACGGGGAGGCTTTTGAAGCCATGTTGCAGTGCCTGTTGGAAGCCAACCGTGATTGGGCGTCCCATGCAGGCGTGCTGATCTGCACCGTCATTCGAACCAATTTTTCTTACAACCAGAAACCCAATCGAGTCGCCCTGCACGACCTCGGTGCCGCCGCCGCACTGATGTCTCTGCAAGCGACCTCGTTGGGTTTGCAGACGCACCAAATGGCAGGTGTCAATCTGAGCCAGGTCCGAGGCCAGTATCAGATTCCGGAAGGCTACGAGCCCGCCACCGCGATCGCCATGGGGTATGCCGACGAACGCGAACCCAACTCCGATGCGGAACAGATGTTAGAAGACCGCCAGAGCGGTGTCCGAGAACGAACGCCACTGAAGAATCAGGTCTTCATGGACGCATTCGGGCAATCCGCATCTTGGTTGTGA
- a CDS encoding phytoene desaturase family protein, translating into MIAPHSAANEPYAPAEKTSNPQHVVVVGGGLAGLSSACVLAARGHKVTLCDKNDWVGGKAAVHQTEGYRFDMGPTILTLPSVLRRVFTEAGRKMEDYLDLIALDPQWRCFFEGTPQSGTQENTVLDLVADVEQMKRHLRDFTGGDATGQGYESFIERSKQLHGVSDRFFFWRSIGGLADTMEVGGAFSAAVLKDVLSLKMGRSVASIVRSHVPEHRVSQMMDHFTQYVGSSPYASPAVLCSIAHMQTEEGIWYPIGGTRAVPEALSKLAGELGVDIRTGTDILRIETGGGSVSGVTTAGGETIACDAVVSNCDAIRTYRELLSGTPESTKFEKSNHYEAACSGVVLYLGLNRRYEQLLHHNFVFSKDPEEEFDYIYKKGQPAPDPTAYVCAPTISEPEVAPDGCEALYILVHTPYLRPGHDWKAMLPNYRDVILDKLERTAGMEGIRDAIVTEDSLTPEGIHNRYRVLNGAIYGLASHGKFTGAFKPGNRRKDLRGLYLAGGAAHPGPGMPMVLMSGWIAADSLDQDVTNGKFA; encoded by the coding sequence ATGATCGCCCCCCATTCCGCCGCAAATGAACCCTACGCCCCGGCTGAGAAAACATCCAATCCACAACATGTCGTGGTGGTTGGCGGTGGATTGGCCGGATTGTCATCTGCCTGCGTGTTGGCCGCCCGCGGTCACAAGGTCACGCTTTGCGACAAAAACGATTGGGTCGGCGGCAAAGCGGCCGTGCATCAAACCGAAGGCTACCGATTCGACATGGGGCCGACGATCCTGACGCTGCCGAGTGTCTTGCGTCGGGTCTTCACCGAAGCCGGGCGAAAGATGGAGGACTACCTCGATCTCATCGCCTTGGATCCGCAGTGGCGATGCTTCTTCGAAGGCACACCCCAATCAGGCACCCAAGAGAACACGGTGCTGGACTTGGTCGCTGACGTCGAACAGATGAAACGTCACCTGCGTGACTTCACTGGGGGCGACGCAACCGGCCAAGGTTACGAATCATTCATCGAGCGAAGCAAGCAACTTCACGGTGTCTCGGATCGATTCTTCTTTTGGCGATCGATCGGTGGGTTGGCCGACACCATGGAAGTCGGGGGTGCGTTTTCCGCCGCCGTGTTGAAAGATGTCCTGTCACTCAAGATGGGTCGCAGCGTCGCTTCGATCGTCCGCTCACACGTCCCTGAACATCGTGTGTCGCAAATGATGGATCACTTCACCCAGTACGTTGGCTCGTCGCCCTACGCGTCGCCTGCCGTCTTGTGCAGCATCGCTCACATGCAAACCGAAGAAGGCATTTGGTACCCGATCGGCGGCACGCGAGCGGTCCCCGAGGCATTGTCAAAACTCGCTGGCGAACTCGGCGTTGACATCCGAACCGGAACCGACATCCTGCGGATCGAAACCGGAGGCGGATCGGTCAGCGGCGTGACCACAGCGGGCGGCGAAACGATTGCCTGCGATGCCGTGGTCAGCAACTGCGACGCGATTCGAACCTACCGCGAATTGCTCAGCGGTACACCGGAGTCGACCAAGTTCGAAAAGTCCAATCACTACGAAGCGGCCTGCAGTGGCGTGGTGCTGTACCTGGGACTGAACCGCCGCTACGAACAACTGCTGCACCACAACTTCGTGTTCTCCAAAGATCCGGAAGAAGAGTTCGACTACATCTACAAAAAAGGCCAACCAGCGCCCGATCCAACCGCGTACGTCTGTGCTCCCACGATCAGCGAACCCGAAGTGGCACCCGATGGCTGTGAAGCTCTCTATATCTTGGTGCACACGCCTTACCTGCGGCCCGGTCATGACTGGAAAGCCATGCTGCCGAACTACCGTGACGTGATTCTGGACAAACTGGAACGAACCGCTGGGATGGAAGGCATTCGCGATGCGATTGTGACCGAAGATTCACTGACTCCGGAGGGCATCCACAATCGTTACCGCGTTCTCAACGGCGCGATCTATGGTTTGGCCAGCCACGGCAAGTTCACCGGCGCCTTCAAACCTGGCAACCGTCGCAAGGACCTCCGTGGTTTGTACCTGGCCGGCGGGGCGGCTCACCCCGGCCCTGGCATGCCGATGGTCTTGATGAGCGGCTGGATCGCAGCGGATTCGCTGGACCAAGACGTGACCAACGGAAAATTCGCGTGA
- a CDS encoding lysophospholipid acyltransferase family protein, producing the protein MTAASDVIAKPADWFQNGFHRFLHSYLRRNFHAIAFARETELQTQFHSLAEANPEHAQASPLQDGSLPLIVYSNHASWWDPLLAHAINERLLAPRQFYAPIDAEALQQYKVFEKLGFFGVQSDSNRGAAQFLKTTAALFQREHSALWVTPEGRFADVRDHEAELMPGLAHVCSKLDRGWVLPLAMEYVFWDERLPLVLFRFGDVISIPTVSDWDKSHWSAELTRRLRTSQSRLAELCIQRSSEPFQNLLPGKRGASGMYDTARRLKSWMTGQSFQASHGDQFQ; encoded by the coding sequence GTGACGGCAGCCTCCGACGTCATTGCGAAACCGGCGGATTGGTTTCAAAACGGATTTCATCGGTTCCTGCACTCCTACCTTCGTCGCAACTTCCACGCGATCGCGTTCGCACGTGAAACGGAATTGCAGACGCAGTTTCATTCGTTGGCCGAAGCAAACCCAGAACACGCCCAGGCCTCACCGCTGCAGGACGGCAGCCTTCCGCTGATCGTCTACAGCAATCACGCCTCGTGGTGGGATCCATTGCTGGCTCACGCGATCAACGAACGGCTGCTCGCGCCGCGACAGTTCTATGCACCGATCGATGCGGAGGCACTCCAGCAATACAAGGTTTTCGAAAAGCTGGGCTTCTTCGGCGTGCAATCGGATTCGAATCGAGGCGCCGCCCAATTCCTCAAGACCACCGCGGCCTTGTTCCAGCGTGAACACAGTGCGTTGTGGGTCACCCCCGAAGGACGCTTCGCAGACGTTCGCGATCACGAGGCGGAATTGATGCCCGGTCTGGCTCACGTGTGTTCGAAACTGGACCGCGGCTGGGTCCTGCCGCTGGCGATGGAATATGTGTTTTGGGACGAGCGTTTACCGCTGGTCTTGTTCCGTTTCGGCGATGTCATCTCAATCCCCACCGTGAGTGACTGGGACAAATCTCATTGGTCGGCCGAGCTCACGCGGCGTCTTCGGACCAGTCAATCGCGATTGGCGGAATTGTGCATCCAGCGATCGAGCGAACCGTTTCAAAATCTACTGCCAGGCAAACGCGGAGCTTCCGGTATGTATGACACGGCTAGGCGATTGAAGTCGTGGATGACCGGCCAATCATTCCAAGCCAGTCACGGGGACCAGTTTCAATGA
- a CDS encoding sigma-54 interaction domain-containing protein, translating into MSSRGQLLPGVIGNSPAMREVDRVTRKVAVSNASVLILGETGTGKELIASAVHRLSHRSGGPFVKVNCGALSESLLESELFGHVRGAFTGAVANRAGRFEAADGGSIFLDEINSTTLTLQVKLLRVLQEKEFERVGDTSSHRTDARIIAASNRDLMRQVQLDEFREDLYWRLNVVPIELPALRHRREDIPALVAFFLDHYNEVNDRYVSHLGNGVMRALQDYHWPGNVRELQNYVERAVVMSDTDELVLDALPLCVRDPQRSVATRESASSAGGLSSIAPMGNGSIDTPPESAEASSGAAAAFDLSRMDLKTLARIVVQRGLDEADEAEDLHSVVVDQVERELISQLLLRCGGVQTKTATRLGMNRNTLSKKMKDYGLSLDD; encoded by the coding sequence GTGAGTTCTCGAGGACAGCTCCTACCCGGCGTCATTGGCAATTCGCCCGCGATGCGTGAAGTCGATCGCGTGACCCGCAAGGTTGCCGTGAGCAATGCGTCGGTGCTGATCCTTGGAGAAACCGGAACAGGAAAGGAGTTGATCGCTTCGGCGGTGCACCGATTGAGTCACCGTAGCGGAGGCCCGTTCGTCAAAGTCAACTGCGGCGCGCTGAGCGAAAGTTTGCTGGAAAGCGAATTGTTTGGGCATGTGCGAGGTGCCTTCACCGGTGCCGTTGCCAATCGCGCTGGTCGTTTCGAAGCCGCCGACGGCGGCAGCATCTTTCTCGATGAGATCAACTCCACCACGTTGACGTTGCAGGTCAAACTGCTGCGGGTGTTGCAGGAAAAGGAATTCGAACGAGTCGGTGACACTTCCAGTCATCGAACTGACGCGCGAATCATCGCGGCCAGCAACCGTGACTTGATGCGGCAAGTGCAGCTCGATGAGTTTCGGGAAGACCTTTACTGGCGTTTGAATGTGGTGCCGATCGAGCTGCCAGCGTTGCGACACCGACGCGAAGACATCCCGGCGCTCGTGGCGTTCTTCTTGGATCACTACAACGAAGTCAATGACCGCTATGTCTCGCACCTCGGGAACGGTGTGATGCGAGCTTTGCAGGACTACCACTGGCCCGGAAACGTTCGCGAACTTCAAAACTATGTGGAGCGAGCGGTCGTGATGAGCGACACAGACGAGTTGGTGCTCGACGCGCTGCCCTTGTGTGTGCGTGATCCCCAACGCAGCGTCGCGACGCGCGAATCGGCGAGCTCCGCAGGCGGGTTGAGTTCAATCGCACCAATGGGCAACGGTTCCATCGACACGCCGCCTGAATCCGCGGAGGCATCCTCGGGAGCAGCTGCGGCGTTTGATCTCAGTCGAATGGATCTGAAGACACTCGCTCGAATCGTTGTTCAGCGAGGGTTGGACGAAGCCGACGAGGCAGAGGATTTGCATTCGGTGGTGGTGGATCAAGTCGAACGCGAATTGATTTCTCAGTTGTTGTTGCGATGCGGCGGTGTGCAGACCAAGACCGCCACGCGTTTGGGGATGAACCGAAACACGTTGTCAAAGAAGATGAAGGACTACGGTCTCAGCCTCGATGACTGA
- a CDS encoding aldehyde dehydrogenase family protein: protein MTGKTSRSVSLTAIFHPTLCKIVLNNVPQVATPKNATPNRPGEVPIGYHGGAKWATWSIRQRCQIVSRARDEIASRVDQLTHFSRSKQRTDDAETVASELLPLCEALRWIGKHGKKTLAPRKVGWIGRPMWMWGVRSVVQRVPLGRVLILGTWNYPLLLPGVQMAQALAAGNEVCLKPAAGTEAVSAELIAAFYAAGVPEHAITLLNSTTEAAIEAQASGVDLVVLTGSVETGRKVLHQSAENLTPSIMELSGVDAAIVLPQADLNRAVEAVTFGLLFNSGATCIGPRRLMIQTDPSTAALPERLIDRLRKTNEVTLHPAARTSTADLLDDVLRKGAKDSLGRYDSATLRTTGKMHAVVLENVPESHAILQSDVFAPVISIIPVKLPEHAVQMVNACPYRLAASVFGPTSQAQSIAKQLDVGVVTINDLVAPTADPRLPFGGRGQSGFGVTRGPEGLLAMTTPRVIATRRGRVAMHLSPRNDADAELLSGVLQWSHSTGWTRRIAALRRVTTAAAQWRALKK, encoded by the coding sequence ATGACGGGCAAAACTTCCAGATCCGTTTCGTTGACTGCCATCTTCCATCCAACGCTTTGCAAGATTGTTTTGAACAACGTACCCCAGGTCGCCACGCCCAAAAACGCGACGCCAAACCGCCCCGGTGAGGTGCCGATAGGTTATCACGGCGGTGCAAAGTGGGCTACGTGGTCGATTCGCCAACGCTGTCAAATTGTGAGTCGTGCACGCGACGAAATCGCTTCGCGAGTCGATCAGTTGACACACTTCAGCCGGAGCAAACAACGGACCGACGATGCAGAAACGGTGGCGTCGGAATTGCTCCCCTTGTGCGAGGCATTGCGGTGGATCGGCAAGCATGGGAAGAAAACGCTGGCACCCCGAAAAGTTGGATGGATCGGGCGTCCAATGTGGATGTGGGGCGTCCGCAGCGTCGTCCAACGAGTCCCCCTGGGGCGAGTCCTGATCCTCGGAACCTGGAACTACCCGCTGCTGTTGCCTGGCGTTCAAATGGCACAGGCCCTCGCCGCGGGGAATGAAGTTTGCCTCAAACCCGCCGCCGGGACCGAAGCCGTGTCCGCCGAATTGATCGCCGCTTTTTATGCCGCGGGCGTACCGGAACATGCGATCACGTTGCTGAATTCCACCACCGAGGCGGCGATCGAGGCCCAAGCCTCAGGCGTCGACTTGGTCGTCTTGACCGGATCCGTCGAAACCGGCCGAAAAGTCCTGCACCAATCGGCCGAGAACCTGACCCCTTCGATCATGGAATTGTCCGGGGTGGATGCGGCGATCGTGCTGCCTCAGGCCGACCTCAACCGCGCAGTCGAGGCAGTCACGTTTGGTCTGCTGTTCAACAGCGGTGCAACTTGCATCGGCCCGAGGCGACTGATGATCCAAACCGATCCATCCACCGCCGCCTTGCCAGAACGACTGATCGATCGATTGCGAAAGACCAACGAAGTCACCCTTCATCCCGCGGCGCGGACCAGCACCGCCGACTTGCTGGACGATGTTCTCCGAAAAGGTGCCAAGGACAGCCTGGGCCGGTACGATTCTGCCACCCTTCGCACCACCGGCAAGATGCACGCCGTGGTGCTTGAAAACGTCCCCGAGAGTCATGCCATTTTGCAAAGTGACGTGTTCGCGCCCGTCATCTCGATCATCCCGGTCAAGCTGCCCGAGCACGCGGTCCAGATGGTCAATGCATGCCCGTATCGTCTGGCCGCCTCCGTGTTCGGCCCGACTTCCCAAGCTCAATCCATCGCGAAACAACTGGATGTCGGCGTGGTGACGATCAATGACTTGGTCGCACCCACGGCCGACCCCCGCTTGCCCTTTGGTGGTCGCGGCCAAAGTGGCTTCGGCGTGACGCGAGGCCCAGAAGGATTGCTCGCGATGACCACGCCTCGAGTCATTGCCACCCGACGCGGCCGCGTCGCGATGCACTTGTCACCTCGAAACGATGCCGATGCGGAATTGTTGTCCGGCGTACTGCAGTGGTCGCACAGCACCGGATGGACGCGGCGAATCGCAGCCCTCCGGCGAGTCACCACTGCCGCCGCTCAGTGGCGTGCATTAAAAAAGTAG